In the Limanda limanda chromosome 1, fLimLim1.1, whole genome shotgun sequence genome, one interval contains:
- the st8sia3 gene encoding sia-alpha-2,3-Gal-beta-1,4-GlcNAc-R:alpha 2,8-sialyltransferase, with protein MVRIASALGLVMFSVALLILSLISYVSIKKDFLLSTPRYGPNGGPRMYMFHAGFRSQLAMKYLDPAFTPLTNSLSEDMQNSSRWRYNSSAFIQQKNEISQYIDIPHNFSLIRSSVRTGQLMHYDYSSHKYVFSIGENFRSLLPEASPILNKHYNVCAVVGNSGILTGSRCGPEIEKFDFVFRCNFAPTELFKKDVGRQTNMTTFNPSILEKYYNNLLTVQDRNNFFLSLKKLDNAILWIPAFFFHTSATVTRTLVDFFVEHRGQLKVQLAWPGNIMQYINSYWKTKQLSPKRLSTGILMYTLASSMCDQIHLYGFWPFGWDPNTGKELPYHYYDKKGTKFTTKWQESHQLPAEFKLLYKMHTEGLLKLRLTHCE; from the exons ATGGTGCGCATCGCCAGCGCGCTCGGGCTGGTGATGTTCAGCGTGGCGCTTCTCATCCTGTCGCTCATCAGCTACGTGTCCATCAAGAAGGACTTCCTGCTCAGCACCCCCCGCTACGGGCCCAACGGGGGGCCCAGGATGTACATGTTCCACGCGGGGTTCCG CTCCCAGCTGGCGATGAAATATCTGGACCCGGCATTCACTCCTCTGACCAACTCTCTGAGCGAGGACATGCAGAACTCCTCCAGGTGGAGGTACAACAGCTCTGCTTTTATTCAGCAGAA GAACGAGATCTCTCAGTACATCGACATCCCGCACAACTTCTCCCTGATCCGGAGCTCGGTGAGAACCGGTCAGCTGATGCATTACGACTACTCCAGCCACAAGTACGTCTTCTCCATCGGTGAGAACTTCCGCTCGCTCCTCCCCGAGGCGTCGCCGATCCTCAACAAACACTACAACGTCTGCGCGGTGGTCGGGAACAGCGGCATCCTCACGGGCTCGCGCTGCGGACCTGAGATCGAGAAGTTCGACTTTGTCTTCCGCTGCAACTTCGCGCCGACGGAGCTCTTCAAGAAGGACGTCGGGCGGCAGACGAACATGACCACGTTCAACCCAAGTATCCTGGAGAAATACTACAACAACTTACTGACCGTGCAGGACAGGAACAACTTCTTCCTGAGCCTGAAGAAGCTGGACAACGCCATCCTGTGGATCCCGGCGTTCTTCTTCCACACGTCGGCCACAGTGACCAGGACGCTGGTGGACTTCTTCGTGGAGCATCGAGGTCAGCTGAAGGTCCAGCTGGCCTGGCCGGGGAACATCATGCAGTACATCAACAG cTACTGGAAAACCAAGCAGCTGTCGCCGAAGCGCCTGAGCACCGGCATCCTCATGTACACGCTGGCGTCGTCCATGTGCGACCAGATCCACCTGTACGGCTTCTGGCCCTTCGGCTGGGACCCCAACACGGGCAAGGAGCTGCCGTACCACTACTACGACAAGAAGGGAACCAAGTTCACCACCAAGTGGCAGGAGTCGCACCAGCTGCCGGCCGAGTTCAAGCTGCTCTACAAGATGCACACGGAGGGACTGCTGAAGCTCCGCCTCACGCACTGCGAGTAG